Proteins encoded in a region of the Pirellulales bacterium genome:
- the rpsU gene encoding 30S ribosomal protein S21, which translates to MVKLNVRDRESIQEAVRRFRKLVERSGIKKEMRRKEYYEKPSETRRRARLRAERRTRRNLLGPTA; encoded by the coding sequence GTGGTCAAGCTGAACGTTCGCGATCGCGAGAGCATTCAAGAAGCGGTGCGCCGTTTCCGTAAATTGGTCGAGCGCAGTGGCATCAAGAAAGAGATGCGTCGCAAGGAATACTACGAGAAGCCCAGCGAAACCCGTCGCCGCGCTCGCCTGCGTGCCGAACGCCGCACGCGCCGCAACTTGCTGGGGCCGACCGCCTAG
- a CDS encoding YqgE/AlgH family protein, protein MESMQGFLLVASPALEDPNFRKTVVLVVRHSADEGTLGLVLNRTTTTSMKELWQRMEQDDCSCEAPLSLGGPCEGPLMALHTDAAIAEFEVLPGLYFSASSDQLRALVSVPRPDVRFFFGYSGWGAGQLEMELQAGAWRTEPTALRHVFALHQELWERSISEAAGWEVLASLRIKDVPIDPSMN, encoded by the coding sequence ATGGAATCGATGCAAGGATTTTTGCTCGTCGCGTCTCCGGCGCTCGAGGATCCTAATTTCCGAAAGACGGTCGTCCTCGTCGTCCGTCATTCGGCCGACGAAGGGACACTCGGGCTGGTGCTGAATCGCACGACCACAACCAGCATGAAAGAACTGTGGCAGCGCATGGAACAAGACGACTGCTCTTGCGAGGCGCCACTCAGTTTGGGTGGCCCCTGCGAAGGGCCGCTGATGGCCTTGCACACGGACGCGGCGATCGCCGAGTTCGAGGTCTTGCCCGGCTTGTATTTTTCGGCGAGCAGCGACCAGCTTCGTGCCCTGGTCAGCGTCCCTCGGCCTGATGTACGTTTCTTCTTCGGCTATTCCGGTTGGGGCGCCGGGCAATTGGAAATGGAACTTCAGGCCGGCGCGTGGCGGACCGAGCCCACGGCACTACGGCATGTCTTCGCATTACATCAAGAGCTCTGGGAACGCTCGATCAGCGAGGCTGCTGGATGGGAAGTCCTCGCGTCGTTACGGATCAAGGACGTGCCGATCGACCCGTCGATGAACTGA
- the cdd gene encoding cytidine deaminase, with translation MATSRPDGENLTDAVRTTLVSSAVAARQGAYARYSKFSVGAAILAADGTIVCGANVENASYGLTICAERVAIHAAVAAGHRQFQALAVATLGGLTPCGACRQVVAEFCEDLPILLVDTASDNAVSVTKLSVLLPNCFRLQS, from the coding sequence GTGGCGACCAGCCGACCCGATGGCGAGAATTTGACGGACGCCGTGCGAACGACACTGGTGAGTTCCGCAGTCGCGGCACGCCAGGGAGCCTATGCCCGCTACTCGAAGTTTTCTGTCGGCGCGGCGATCCTGGCCGCCGATGGCACGATCGTTTGCGGTGCGAACGTCGAAAACGCGTCTTACGGACTGACCATCTGCGCCGAGCGTGTGGCAATTCACGCGGCAGTGGCCGCCGGTCATCGACAGTTTCAGGCCCTGGCCGTGGCGACCTTGGGCGGTCTGACACCCTGCGGCGCTTGCCGGCAGGTAGTCGCAGAATTCTGCGAGGATTTACCCATCTTGCTCGTTGATACAGCGAGCGACAACGCGGTGTCTGTGACCAAGCTCAGCGTGCTTTTGCCCAATTGCTTTCGCCTGCAATCCTAG
- the deoC gene encoding deoxyribose-phosphate aldolase, with amino-acid sequence MDASIARMIDYSLLPPVLTDDELRAGCLKAKELGVASVCIKPYAVPLADVLLAGSTVAVGTVVGFPHGSHHTEVKVHEAQLACRQGATELDMVVNIGRVLSRDWAYVEADIRAVVDSGHATGALVKVIFENDFLPDDSFKIELCQICRRIGADFVKTSTGYGFVRQADGGYNYRGATEHDVALMKAHAGPTMQVKAAGGVRTHAEAVRMRELGATRIGTSAPEALITPAANRAAAANSDY; translated from the coding sequence ATGGACGCAAGTATCGCTAGGATGATCGATTATTCCCTGCTACCCCCGGTTCTCACCGACGACGAGCTGCGCGCCGGTTGTCTGAAAGCCAAAGAGCTGGGCGTGGCCAGCGTCTGCATCAAACCGTATGCGGTTCCCCTGGCGGACGTGCTACTGGCCGGCAGCACCGTGGCCGTGGGCACAGTGGTCGGCTTCCCGCATGGCTCGCACCACACCGAAGTCAAAGTTCACGAAGCGCAACTGGCCTGCCGCCAGGGCGCAACCGAACTCGACATGGTCGTTAATATCGGTCGGGTGTTGAGTCGAGATTGGGCCTACGTCGAAGCGGATATTCGTGCCGTCGTCGATTCCGGACATGCGACCGGTGCCCTAGTCAAAGTGATCTTCGAAAACGATTTTCTGCCGGATGACTCATTCAAGATCGAGCTCTGCCAGATCTGCCGGCGCATCGGAGCGGATTTCGTGAAGACTTCGACCGGCTACGGGTTTGTGCGGCAAGCCGACGGGGGCTACAACTATCGCGGTGCCACCGAGCACGACGTGGCCCTGATGAAGGCGCATGCCGGGCCGACGATGCAAGTCAAGGCGGCCGGCGGGGTCCGCACCCATGCCGAAGCCGTCCGCATGCGCGAGTTGGGCGCCACCCGCATTGGTACCAGTGCCCCGGAAGCACTGATCACGCCCGCCGCCAACCGAGCGGCCGCGGCCAACTCAGACTACTAA
- a CDS encoding purine-nucleoside phosphorylase — MTHVERIAEASRKIATQWSETPRVGIILGSGLGGFAEQIAADVSIPYAEIPHFARSTALGHKGRLVCGTLEETPVIAMEGRCHCYEGYPLTEITLPVRVMHALGIELLIVSNASGGMNPRHRRGDIVVIEDHINLMFGSPLTGPHEDSFGERFPDMSRPYDPALVELALSIARRENFAAHRGVYIGVKGPNLETRAEYRFLRRIGGDVVGMSTVPEVIVAAQLGLRVLGLATVTNVCLPDALGRATAHEIVDAAEGAEPKLRKIVCGVVRNIDELMNAPNALTAGGA, encoded by the coding sequence ATGACACACGTTGAACGAATTGCCGAGGCGTCCCGAAAGATCGCCACCCAGTGGTCCGAGACGCCACGCGTCGGCATTATCCTCGGATCGGGCCTCGGTGGGTTCGCCGAGCAGATCGCAGCGGACGTTAGCATTCCTTACGCGGAGATTCCCCATTTCGCGCGCTCGACAGCGCTCGGACACAAGGGACGGCTGGTCTGCGGCACTCTCGAGGAAACGCCCGTCATAGCGATGGAGGGACGCTGCCATTGCTATGAAGGGTATCCGCTGACCGAAATCACTTTGCCCGTCCGAGTCATGCACGCGCTGGGCATCGAACTGTTGATCGTTTCGAACGCCAGCGGCGGGATGAATCCGCGACATCGCCGAGGGGACATCGTCGTTATCGAAGATCATATCAACCTGATGTTCGGTAGCCCGTTGACGGGCCCGCACGAAGATTCATTTGGCGAGCGGTTTCCCGACATGAGCCGTCCCTATGATCCGGCACTGGTCGAACTGGCGCTAAGTATCGCGCGGCGCGAAAACTTCGCGGCACACCGGGGTGTGTACATTGGCGTTAAAGGACCAAACCTCGAAACACGAGCAGAATACCGCTTCCTGCGTCGGATCGGCGGCGACGTCGTCGGCATGTCGACCGTGCCCGAGGTAATTGTCGCCGCGCAGCTCGGCTTGCGCGTTTTGGGGTTGGCGACGGTTACTAACGTCTGCCTGCCCGACGCCTTAGGACGTGCCACGGCGCATGAAATCGTCGACGCTGCTGAAGGGGCTGAGCCGAAATTGCGCAAAATCGTATGCGGCGTGGTTCGCAACATCGATGAATTGATGAACGCGCCGAATGCCCTAACGGCCGGAGGTGCCTAG
- a CDS encoding sigma-54 dependent transcriptional regulator: MANNTHTAPMDGVHAIGSGKSADWVLGRNAVVRRIAQHAERVAEVQCSCLIWGETGTGKELWAGLIHASGSRATRPFIPVNCAALTPTLAESQLFGHERGAFTGAAGSSLGVFRAASGGVVFLDEIGEMPLDLQPKLLRVLQQREVTPVGASRPVKIDVQVVAATNRNLEKEVIDGRFREDLYYRLNMVELRVPALRQRPEDIPELIEFFSERFANRYGRPRWRPDNEILQRFCEYQWPGNIRQLAQVIEQSYVLDCAPALPESSTARREQALSLPFLNLERLRNESIRQALRITRGHKGRAAKLLGVHPNTLTRLLGRFEVSLTLPGGAEECVD; encoded by the coding sequence ATGGCAAACAATACACACACCGCGCCCATGGATGGGGTGCATGCAATCGGCAGTGGCAAATCCGCCGATTGGGTCCTGGGACGGAATGCGGTCGTGCGACGCATTGCGCAGCACGCAGAGCGTGTCGCCGAAGTGCAATGCAGTTGTCTCATCTGGGGCGAGACTGGCACGGGCAAGGAGCTCTGGGCTGGTCTGATTCATGCTTCCGGCAGCCGGGCTACTCGTCCGTTCATTCCGGTTAACTGCGCCGCTTTGACTCCGACGCTGGCTGAGAGTCAGCTATTTGGTCACGAGCGCGGCGCGTTCACGGGTGCAGCCGGCAGCTCATTAGGCGTGTTCCGCGCTGCCAGTGGCGGCGTGGTATTCCTGGACGAGATTGGCGAAATGCCGCTCGACCTGCAACCCAAACTGCTGCGCGTGCTTCAACAGCGAGAAGTCACCCCGGTCGGCGCTTCGCGCCCGGTGAAGATCGATGTGCAAGTCGTGGCTGCCACGAATCGCAACCTCGAAAAAGAGGTGATCGACGGCCGGTTCCGCGAAGATCTTTATTACCGGCTCAATATGGTCGAATTGCGTGTGCCGGCCTTACGGCAGCGCCCGGAAGACATCCCGGAACTGATCGAATTTTTCTCCGAGCGGTTCGCAAACCGCTACGGCCGCCCTCGCTGGCGTCCCGATAACGAAATTCTGCAGCGGTTCTGCGAATATCAATGGCCGGGCAACATTCGCCAGTTGGCCCAGGTTATCGAGCAATCGTACGTGCTCGATTGCGCCCCGGCACTGCCCGAGTCGTCAACCGCTCGCCGCGAGCAAGCACTGTCGCTACCGTTTCTCAACCTCGAACGATTGCGTAATGAGTCGATTCGCCAAGCCCTGCGTATCACACGTGGGCACAAGGGACGGGCCGCCAAGCTATTGGGCGTTCATCCCAACACTTTGACCCGGCTGCTCGGTCGCTTCGAGGTCTCGCTCACGCTCCCTGGCGGAGCCGAAGAGTGCGTTGACTAA
- a CDS encoding nucleoside transporter C-terminal domain-containing protein has translation MLQRAISLAGLLVIIGLAWLMSSHRRTINWRVIAGGMLLQFVFAILVLKTEPGQWLFASVGNLVTRMLDFVDAGASFVFGPNFHEFPFAFKVLPTIIFFSSLMSVMYYFGIMQWVTRLFAIVMQRVMNTSGAESLASAANIFVGPTEAALVIRPYIASMTGSELMAVMVGGFSNAAGGVLAVYITMGMNAGHLITASLISAPASLLLAKVMEPELGEPVTRGQVKMDVKIDAANVIHAASTGAAEGLRLALTVAAMIIAFLALIAMVDAGIAWIGAQFGWQWSLSEGLSYVFAPLAFVMGIEPADCLRVGELLGKKVVANEIVAFKQLADWLAPDSLVHISDRSRIIATYALCGFSNLGTIGIQIGGIGPMAPEREAELARFGLRAMLGGLLASCMTACIAGALI, from the coding sequence ATGCTGCAGCGCGCGATCAGTCTGGCCGGACTCCTAGTGATCATCGGCCTGGCATGGCTCATGAGTTCGCATCGCCGCACGATTAATTGGCGGGTGATCGCCGGCGGCATGTTGCTGCAATTCGTTTTCGCGATCCTCGTTCTCAAGACCGAGCCCGGGCAATGGTTATTTGCCTCGGTCGGCAACCTGGTGACACGAATGCTCGATTTCGTGGACGCCGGAGCGTCGTTCGTTTTCGGGCCGAACTTTCACGAATTTCCCTTCGCCTTCAAGGTTTTGCCGACCATCATTTTCTTCTCGTCGTTGATGTCGGTGATGTACTACTTCGGAATCATGCAATGGGTGACCCGGCTGTTCGCCATCGTCATGCAACGGGTGATGAATACGTCGGGAGCCGAAAGCCTGGCGTCAGCGGCCAATATATTCGTCGGGCCGACCGAGGCGGCACTCGTTATTCGGCCGTATATCGCCAGCATGACCGGTTCGGAATTGATGGCGGTGATGGTAGGGGGCTTTTCCAATGCCGCCGGGGGCGTGTTGGCCGTTTACATCACGATGGGAATGAACGCCGGGCATTTAATCACTGCGTCGCTGATCTCGGCGCCTGCGTCGCTACTGTTGGCGAAGGTGATGGAACCAGAATTGGGCGAGCCCGTGACGCGCGGCCAGGTGAAGATGGACGTCAAAATCGACGCGGCGAATGTCATTCATGCCGCCTCGACCGGCGCGGCTGAGGGATTGAGATTGGCGCTGACCGTGGCGGCCATGATCATCGCGTTTCTCGCCTTGATCGCGATGGTCGACGCAGGCATTGCCTGGATAGGTGCGCAGTTCGGCTGGCAGTGGTCACTTTCCGAGGGGCTGAGCTATGTCTTCGCGCCGCTCGCCTTTGTGATGGGAATTGAGCCGGCGGATTGCCTGCGGGTTGGCGAACTACTGGGCAAGAAGGTGGTCGCCAACGAAATCGTGGCGTTCAAACAATTGGCCGATTGGCTCGCGCCTGATTCGCTCGTACACATCAGCGATCGTTCCCGGATCATTGCCACGTATGCCTTGTGTGGATTCTCGAACTTGGGCACGATTGGCATCCAAATTGGCGGAATCGGTCCGATGGCGCCCGAGCGCGAAGCGGAACTCGCACGCTTCGGTTTGCGCGCCATGCTCGGGGGATTACTTGCCAGTTGCATGACGGCCTGCATCGCCGGCGCGCTCATTTAA
- a CDS encoding amino acid permease: MPHSDRAATASKDEQSLQPVLGLFSATALVIGAVIGSGIFLKPSQVAAATQGYVGLILALWIVLGLVNLCGSLVLAELSGMFPRAGGTYLFLREAYGPLWAFSWAWAEFCIIRSGAIATLAAAMAIAVGEFSAALGHDLGPTAERAFAIGSIAVLATVNIVGTVWGGIVQNVTTLIKVGFVALLALLPFVALESGGVHWERIWPSAMSASLLVGIGSAVSGIMWAYDGWANLPIVAEEVRNPDRNVPRALVVGVVLLIVLYVGANLAYHLTLPSSEIATAKATAVVVAEKLIPNFGGKLTLAMLAVSVFGALNANILTGPRVLFAVARDHAFLGPLRRIEPRFGTPAVAIAALSTWAALLVIAGDFYRAYNPDLDKRLYDVLSDYCIFGAALFYLAAVVAVFVLRRARPNVPRPYRAWGYPVLPAVFVVAYIFVLASMFIAAPFECSVGLGLIATGMVVYGVARGLETRR, translated from the coding sequence ATGCCTCATTCTGATCGCGCAGCGACCGCTTCGAAGGACGAGCAGAGCCTGCAACCCGTCCTCGGGTTGTTCTCGGCCACGGCCCTGGTCATTGGTGCCGTCATTGGCTCCGGCATCTTTCTAAAGCCCAGCCAGGTCGCCGCGGCGACGCAAGGTTATGTAGGGCTGATCCTGGCTCTTTGGATCGTGTTGGGGCTCGTCAATCTATGCGGATCCTTGGTGCTCGCCGAACTATCGGGCATGTTTCCGCGCGCCGGGGGAACCTACCTGTTCTTACGCGAAGCCTATGGCCCTTTGTGGGCGTTTAGTTGGGCTTGGGCTGAATTCTGCATCATTCGTAGCGGAGCCATCGCCACGTTGGCGGCCGCAATGGCCATCGCCGTTGGCGAGTTCTCTGCCGCGCTCGGTCATGACCTCGGACCGACCGCTGAGCGTGCCTTTGCGATCGGCAGCATTGCCGTGTTAGCGACCGTCAACATCGTGGGCACGGTCTGGGGAGGCATCGTGCAGAACGTCACGACGCTGATCAAGGTCGGGTTCGTCGCCCTGCTCGCACTACTGCCTTTTGTGGCGCTCGAGTCGGGTGGAGTTCATTGGGAACGTATCTGGCCGAGCGCCATGAGCGCGAGTCTACTCGTCGGCATCGGGAGCGCCGTCTCGGGCATCATGTGGGCGTACGACGGTTGGGCAAATCTGCCCATCGTTGCCGAGGAGGTGCGCAATCCGGACCGTAATGTGCCACGTGCGTTAGTCGTCGGGGTGGTATTGCTGATCGTGCTGTACGTTGGCGCGAACCTGGCCTATCACCTGACGTTACCGTCGAGCGAAATTGCTACGGCCAAGGCCACGGCCGTCGTAGTGGCTGAAAAGCTGATTCCGAACTTTGGCGGAAAGTTGACCCTGGCCATGCTGGCGGTGTCGGTCTTTGGCGCGCTGAATGCCAACATACTCACCGGGCCGCGCGTGTTGTTCGCGGTCGCACGCGATCACGCGTTTCTTGGTCCTTTACGCCGTATTGAGCCCCGTTTCGGTACGCCGGCCGTGGCCATCGCGGCCCTTTCGACGTGGGCCGCGCTGCTGGTGATCGCCGGAGATTTCTACCGCGCCTACAATCCCGATCTCGACAAGCGGTTGTACGATGTACTAAGCGACTATTGCATTTTCGGCGCCGCCCTTTTCTATCTGGCGGCAGTCGTCGCGGTCTTCGTGCTGCGGCGCGCACGACCTAACGTGCCGCGTCCGTATCGTGCCTGGGGATATCCGGTACTGCCAGCGGTATTTGTCGTCGCGTATATTTTCGTCTTAGCAAGCATGTTCATCGCTGCACCATTCGAGTGCAGCGTGGGCCTGGGACTGATCGCGACAGGGATGGTGGTTTACGGAGTGGCGCGCGGATTGGAAACTCGTCGCTAG
- the nadC gene encoding carboxylating nicotinate-nucleotide diphosphorylase — protein MGADFGEVVWDEAAEEDCRQLVRLTIREDLGRLYDWTTVALVPEAAQGSAVVRARRAGVIAGIPAAQLALAEYDPQLVWSSAIVDGQHVEAETAIATVSGLARNLLTAERTALNLLSRLSGIATLTASFVEAVAATKARIYDTRKTTPGWRRLEKYAVRAGGGRNHRLGLFDGILIKDNHLAFGAQDARYSPAAAIDRCREVVASLAAGASVPIEIEVDSLEQFDEVLPRQPDIVLLDNMSLGELREAVARRGARFPSVQLEASGGVNLQAVAAIAATGVDRISVGALTHSATWLDIGLDWS, from the coding sequence GTGGGAGCCGATTTTGGCGAAGTCGTATGGGATGAGGCGGCCGAAGAAGATTGCCGTCAACTCGTGCGGCTAACGATTCGCGAAGATCTGGGGCGACTTTACGATTGGACAACTGTCGCTTTAGTTCCCGAGGCGGCCCAGGGAAGTGCCGTGGTTCGTGCGCGGCGTGCGGGCGTTATTGCCGGCATTCCGGCCGCGCAGTTGGCACTGGCGGAATACGATCCGCAACTCGTCTGGTCGTCGGCCATCGTTGATGGGCAACATGTCGAAGCCGAAACTGCGATCGCTACGGTCTCGGGCTTGGCCCGTAATCTGCTTACGGCCGAGCGTACTGCTTTGAATTTACTTTCCCGGTTATCGGGAATCGCGACGCTGACGGCGAGCTTTGTCGAGGCCGTCGCTGCTACAAAGGCGCGAATCTACGACACGCGCAAGACGACTCCCGGCTGGCGGCGTCTGGAGAAATACGCCGTCCGCGCCGGCGGAGGGCGTAACCACCGGCTGGGGCTATTCGATGGGATCCTGATCAAGGATAACCACCTGGCCTTCGGCGCGCAGGACGCCCGCTATTCACCCGCGGCGGCAATCGATCGCTGCCGTGAGGTCGTGGCGAGCCTGGCGGCGGGCGCTTCGGTGCCGATCGAAATCGAAGTCGATTCGCTCGAGCAATTCGATGAAGTGCTCCCACGTCAGCCGGACATCGTACTGTTGGACAACATGTCGCTTGGCGAATTGCGCGAGGCCGTGGCCCGGCGCGGGGCACGATTCCCGAGCGTACAGCTCGAGGCATCCGGCGGCGTAAATCTGCAAGCCGTGGCTGCGATCGCTGCCACAGGGGTGGATCGCATCAGCGTGGGCGCCCTTACGCACTCGGCTACGTGGCTCGACATTGGGCTGGACTGGTCGTAG
- a CDS encoding alpha/beta hydrolase has protein sequence MAAEVYTTKPGVWHRFRALRYLAIVALVLLLVPMFFENLLIFMPSRYPDGDWQPQELEFENAWFKSEDGVQLHAWYLPAVAPRAYLLFAHGNAGHVAHRAAWLRQLQQELRVAVLAFDYRGFGRSEGRPHEHGVLADARAARDWLAERAGVAPQQIVLLGESIGGAVAVDVAANDGARGLILENTFTSIPDVAAFHFPWLPHRWLMRTRLDSEAKIGRYTGPLLQCHGDADSIVPFALGQRLHAAACSPKQLVVIPGGDHNDARSQQWLAALDAFFDQLPAG, from the coding sequence ATGGCCGCCGAAGTCTATACGACGAAACCGGGCGTCTGGCATCGTTTTCGCGCCCTGCGCTATCTGGCAATCGTGGCCCTCGTCCTATTGCTCGTACCGATGTTTTTCGAAAACTTGCTGATCTTCATGCCCTCCCGCTATCCAGACGGCGATTGGCAGCCGCAAGAACTGGAGTTCGAGAACGCATGGTTCAAATCCGAGGACGGTGTGCAACTGCACGCATGGTACCTGCCGGCCGTCGCACCGCGGGCGTATCTCCTGTTCGCGCACGGCAATGCCGGGCACGTTGCTCATCGCGCGGCGTGGCTGCGTCAGCTGCAACAGGAGTTGCGCGTCGCAGTACTGGCGTTTGATTATCGAGGGTTTGGCCGCAGCGAAGGACGTCCTCACGAGCACGGTGTGCTGGCCGACGCCCGCGCAGCGCGCGATTGGTTGGCGGAACGTGCCGGCGTCGCGCCGCAGCAAATCGTGCTGCTTGGTGAGAGTATTGGCGGCGCCGTCGCGGTGGACGTTGCAGCCAACGACGGGGCACGCGGCTTGATCCTGGAGAACACGTTCACATCGATTCCCGACGTCGCGGCTTTTCACTTTCCTTGGTTGCCGCATCGATGGCTGATGCGCACGCGTTTGGACTCTGAAGCTAAGATCGGCCGATATACAGGCCCTTTGCTGCAGTGCCACGGCGATGCCGACAGCATCGTCCCGTTTGCGCTAGGACAGCGATTGCACGCGGCGGCGTGCAGCCCCAAGCAGCTTGTTGTGATCCCGGGCGGAGATCACAACGACGCACGCAGCCAACAGTGGTTAGCCGCACTGGATGCTTTTTTCGATCAACTGCCCGCCGGCTGA
- a CDS encoding NAD(P)/FAD-dependent oxidoreductase, whose protein sequence is MSRSLFSLLQTYCGKSVDRESRREFMRHSLAAGSALLLSSPVSAVGRRSATGRRVIVVGAGFAGLACASELHAAGYDVVVLEARDRIGGRVHTLTDFVPGRTVEAGGEFVGSNHPTWLAYAERFKLRLVDVPDTHNIDSPVVLGGKTISKLGVIAIFQQIEEVEQRMTEAARPIDADEPWKSPDAQTLDNLSVAAWLDRLDLKPLVRLAIETEFISYSGVPTAQESFLGALAVIKGGGLEKYWTENEAFHCVGGNQQLAARLVESFGADRLHLQTPVERIITAAGNVQVKCLGGATYEADDVVLAAPPSTWRHLQFEPALPETLRPQMGKNVKFLLGLRDDCWTTSNLPPTSMSDGPIGFTWDATAGQPGGPARAMVAFAGGEAAEALHRAAAAERDRTVLEDVTRRFPKLPENIERSQFVDWLAQKWTLASYSTPAPGQVTTQGPILAAGLGNLHFAGEHTCLKFVGFMEGALNSGVTVARRLAARDRAAS, encoded by the coding sequence ATGTCTCGATCACTGTTCTCACTCCTTCAGACCTACTGCGGCAAGTCCGTTGATCGTGAGTCACGGCGCGAATTCATGCGGCATTCGCTGGCTGCGGGAAGTGCTCTACTGCTTAGCTCGCCGGTCTCGGCTGTCGGTCGTCGCAGCGCCACCGGGCGGCGCGTGATCGTGGTTGGCGCGGGCTTTGCCGGGCTTGCCTGTGCCTCGGAACTGCATGCGGCCGGGTATGACGTCGTCGTGCTCGAGGCGCGCGATCGAATTGGCGGCCGGGTCCACACGCTGACAGATTTCGTGCCCGGCCGAACGGTCGAAGCTGGCGGCGAGTTCGTCGGCTCGAACCATCCTACGTGGCTCGCTTACGCCGAACGCTTCAAGCTGCGGTTGGTCGATGTTCCCGATACGCACAACATCGATAGTCCTGTCGTGCTGGGCGGGAAAACGATCAGCAAGCTAGGCGTGATCGCGATCTTTCAACAGATTGAGGAAGTCGAGCAGCGCATGACCGAGGCCGCCCGGCCGATCGATGCTGACGAGCCGTGGAAGAGTCCTGACGCGCAGACGCTCGACAACCTTTCCGTAGCGGCGTGGCTGGATCGATTGGATTTAAAGCCTCTGGTTCGGCTGGCGATCGAGACGGAGTTCATTTCCTACAGTGGTGTCCCGACCGCGCAGGAAAGTTTTTTGGGCGCACTGGCGGTGATCAAAGGGGGCGGCCTTGAAAAGTATTGGACCGAGAACGAAGCCTTTCATTGCGTCGGCGGGAATCAGCAGTTGGCCGCGCGACTGGTCGAATCGTTTGGCGCTGACCGATTGCATCTGCAAACGCCTGTCGAGCGGATCATCACCGCCGCGGGGAACGTGCAGGTGAAGTGCCTGGGCGGGGCGACATACGAAGCGGACGACGTTGTGCTCGCGGCGCCGCCCAGTACTTGGCGGCACCTTCAGTTCGAGCCGGCGTTGCCGGAAACGCTTCGTCCGCAGATGGGGAAGAATGTGAAGTTCTTGTTAGGGCTGCGCGACGATTGCTGGACCACGTCGAATTTGCCACCGACCAGCATGAGTGATGGTCCGATTGGATTTACCTGGGATGCCACGGCCGGCCAGCCGGGCGGACCGGCGCGGGCGATGGTCGCCTTTGCCGGTGGCGAGGCGGCCGAAGCCTTGCATCGCGCGGCGGCCGCCGAACGAGATCGCACGGTGCTGGAAGACGTCACACGGCGATTTCCCAAACTGCCTGAGAACATCGAGAGATCGCAATTCGTCGATTGGCTCGCGCAAAAGTGGACGCTTGCGAGTTATTCGACCCCCGCCCCTGGGCAGGTGACCACGCAAGGTCCAATCCTGGCCGCGGGTTTGGGAAATTTGCATTTCGCCGGAGAGCACACTTGCCTGAAGTTTGTCGGCTTCATGGAAGGGGCACTGAATTCCGGCGTCACAGTGGCGCGACGTTTAGCTGCTCGCGATCGTGCGGCGAGTTAG